One Solanum pennellii chromosome 9, SPENNV200 DNA segment encodes these proteins:
- the LOC107031284 gene encoding UDP-glucuronate 4-epimerase 6, with product MKTMMASPPDTSKTTKLERYNSYIRRVNSTKLIAASSKLLFRVTLLVALLLIFFFTINYPPLTSEKSFNNNIHTTTHNLLSSAIYGGGASWEKQVRHSSTPHRPNGLSVLVTGAAGFVGSHCSLALKKRGDGVLGLDNFNSYYDPSLKRARQDQLSKHQIFIVEGDINDTELLKKLFDIVPFTHILHLAAQAGVRYAMQNPLSYVNSNVAGFVNLLEIAKAADPQPAIVWASSSSVYGLNTKVPFSEDHRTDQPASLYAATKKAGEAIAHTYNHIYGLSLTGLRFFTVYGPWGRPDMAYFFFTKDMIQGKSINVYVTQDDKEVARDFTYIDDIVKGCVGALDTAEKSTGSGGKKRGPAQLRVYNLGNTSPVSVKKLVAILENLLNLKAKKNVIKMPRNGDVPYTHANVSLALRDFGYKPTTDLSSGLRKFVKWYVSYYGIQSRVKKGSEGEK from the coding sequence ATGAAAACTATGATGGCATCGCCACCTGAcacaagcaaaaccacaaaaCTAGAGCGCTACAATAGCTATATTCGAAGAGTTAATAGTACAAAACTCATCGCTGCATCGTCTAAGCTTTTATTTCGTGTCACTTTATTAGTGgctcttttacttattttcttcttcactaTAAATTACCCTCCGTTAACTTCCGAAAAATCATTTAACAATAATATTCACACCACTACCCATAACCTTCTATCCTCCGCGATTTACGGCGGTGGGGCGTCGTGGGAGAAACAAGTTCGTCACTCCTCGACACCCCACCGCCCTAACGGGCTATCCGTCCTCGTGACGGGAGCAGCTGGGTTCGTTGGTTCTCATTGCTCTTTAGCATTGAAGAAGCGTGGTGATGGTGTTTTAGGTTTAGATAATTTCAATTCATACTACGATCCTTCGTTGAAACGTGCTCGTCAAGATCAGTTATCGAAGCATCAGATTTTCATTGTAGAAGGTGATATTAACGATACAGAGCTTCTGAAAAAGCTTTTCGACATTGTTCCTTTTACTCATATCCTTCATCTAGCTGCACAAGCAGGTGTTCGTTACGCGATGCAGAATCCTCTCTCTTATGTGAACTCAAACGTAGCTGGGTTTGTAAATCTGTTAGAAATTGCTAAAGCTGCAGATCCACAACCGGCGATAGTCTGGGCTTCATCGAGCTCTGTTTACGGATTGAACACCAAAGTTCCTTTCTCCGAAGATCACAGAACAGATCAACCAGCTAGTTTATACGCTGCAACGAAGAAAGCAGGGGAAGcaattgcacatacatataacCATATCTACGGGCTTTCATTAACAGGTTTGAGATTTTTCACTGTTTACGGACCTTGGGGAAGACCAGACATGGCgtatttcttcttcacaaagGATATGATTCAGGGGAAATCGATTAACGTGTACGTCACTCAGGATGATAAAGAGGTGGCGCGTGACTTCACGTACATTGATGATATAGTAAAAGGATGCGTCGGCGCGTTGGATACGGCGGAGAAGAGCACCGGTAGCGGCGGAAAGAAGAGAGGTCCGGCGCAATTGAGGGTTTACAATTTGGGGAATACTTCACCAGTGTCGGTGAAGAAGTTGGTGGCAATTCTCGAAAATTTATTGAATCTTAAGGCTAAAAAGAATGTTATTAAAATGCCACGAAACGGCGACGTTCCGTATACACATGCTAACGTGAGCCTGGCGTTGAGGGATTTTGGATATAAGCCAACAACTGATTTGTCAAGTGGGTTAAGGAAATTTGTGAAGTGGTATGTTAGTTATTATGGGATTCAATCAAGGGTAAAAAAGGGAAGTGAAGGGGAAAAGtga
- the LOC107029527 gene encoding Werner Syndrome-like exonuclease isoform X1: MGTPISGELDDWDRPFTEEELQEIDAAFESATKRKSDSEDVAAAGEESRRKSRRRLPASLFVYHQQNEVSDSSLLSPCTRNQSRCSYSSRSSNQGMLLVGGEVTREISRAAKIVMQYPEMSFKGRVIYSRTINEVEKSAVELLNFVEEKKRKEGNVALGFDIEWKPTFRRGVPPGKAAVMQICGDKGNCYVLHIIHSGIPQTLQSLLEDPTVVKVGVCIANDAYKVRQDHNVSVKALEDLSELANKKLDDPKKWSLASLTEKLLAKQLPKPSNIRLGNWEANVLSRDQLHYAATDAFVSWYLYQALQSLPEIVDNKE; encoded by the exons ATGGGAACTCCGATCTCCGGCGAATTAGACGATTGGGATCGACCTTTTACAGAGGAAGAACTCCAAGAGATAGATGCTGCATTTGAATCAGCTACCAAGAGAAAAAGCGATTCCGAAGATGTAGCCGCCGCCGGCGAAGAATCCCGTCGGAAAAGTCGCCGGAGATTGCCGGCATCTCTTTTTGTTTATCATCAACAAAATGAGGTTTCCGATTCTTCATTGTTGTCTCCTTGCACTAGAAATCAGTCTCGGTGTAGCTATTCATCTCGTTCTTCTAATCAAG GGATGTTACTGGTGGGCGGTGAAGTTACCCGCGAAATTAGTCGAG CAGCTAAGATAGTGATGCAATACCCGGAAATGTCCTTTAAAGGACGTGTTATATACAGCAGAACTATTAACGAGGTGGAGAAATCTGCAGTAGAGCTGTTAAATTTTGTTGaggaaaagaagaggaaagaaGGTAATGTTGCTCTTGGATTTGACATTGAATGGAAGCCCACTTTTAGAAGAG GTGTGCCACCTGGGAAGGCTGCTGTTATGCAGATATGTGGTGACAAGGGTAATTGTTATGTTCTGCATATCATCCACTCCGGAATCCCTCAAACTCTGCAATCTCTTCTTGAGGATCCAACTGTTGTGAAG GTGGGTGTTTGCATTGCAAATGATGCTTACAAAGTTCGCCAAGATCATAATGTATCTGTGAAGGCTTTGGAAGATCTTTCCGAACTTGCCAACAAAAAGCTTGATGATCCCAAGAAGTGGAGTCTAGCATCATTAACTGAGAAGCTTCTTGCCAAGCAG CTCCCAAAGCCAAGTAATATCAGGTTGGGGAATTGGGAGGCTAATGTGTTATCTAGGGACCAACTACATTATGCTGCTACAGATGCCTTTGTTTCCTGGTACTTGTATCAG GCACTGCAGAGCCTTCCGGAGATTGTTGATAACAAAGAGTGA
- the LOC107029527 gene encoding Werner Syndrome-like exonuclease isoform X3, producing MGTPISGELDDWDRPFTEEELQEIDAAFESATKRKSDSEDVAAAGEESRRKSRRRLPASLFVYHQQNEVSDSSLLSPCTRNQSRCSYSSRSSNQAAKIVMQYPEMSFKGRVIYSRTINEVEKSAVELLNFVEEKKRKEGNVALGFDIEWKPTFRRGVPPGKAAVMQICGDKGNCYVLHIIHSGIPQTLQSLLEDPTVVKVGVCIANDAYKVRQDHNVSVKALEDLSELANKKLDDPKKWSLASLTEKLLAKQLPKPSNIRLGNWEANVLSRDQLHYAATDAFVSWYLYQALQSLPEIVDNKE from the exons ATGGGAACTCCGATCTCCGGCGAATTAGACGATTGGGATCGACCTTTTACAGAGGAAGAACTCCAAGAGATAGATGCTGCATTTGAATCAGCTACCAAGAGAAAAAGCGATTCCGAAGATGTAGCCGCCGCCGGCGAAGAATCCCGTCGGAAAAGTCGCCGGAGATTGCCGGCATCTCTTTTTGTTTATCATCAACAAAATGAGGTTTCCGATTCTTCATTGTTGTCTCCTTGCACTAGAAATCAGTCTCGGTGTAGCTATTCATCTCGTTCTTCTAATCAAG CAGCTAAGATAGTGATGCAATACCCGGAAATGTCCTTTAAAGGACGTGTTATATACAGCAGAACTATTAACGAGGTGGAGAAATCTGCAGTAGAGCTGTTAAATTTTGTTGaggaaaagaagaggaaagaaGGTAATGTTGCTCTTGGATTTGACATTGAATGGAAGCCCACTTTTAGAAGAG GTGTGCCACCTGGGAAGGCTGCTGTTATGCAGATATGTGGTGACAAGGGTAATTGTTATGTTCTGCATATCATCCACTCCGGAATCCCTCAAACTCTGCAATCTCTTCTTGAGGATCCAACTGTTGTGAAG GTGGGTGTTTGCATTGCAAATGATGCTTACAAAGTTCGCCAAGATCATAATGTATCTGTGAAGGCTTTGGAAGATCTTTCCGAACTTGCCAACAAAAAGCTTGATGATCCCAAGAAGTGGAGTCTAGCATCATTAACTGAGAAGCTTCTTGCCAAGCAG CTCCCAAAGCCAAGTAATATCAGGTTGGGGAATTGGGAGGCTAATGTGTTATCTAGGGACCAACTACATTATGCTGCTACAGATGCCTTTGTTTCCTGGTACTTGTATCAG GCACTGCAGAGCCTTCCGGAGATTGTTGATAACAAAGAGTGA
- the LOC107029527 gene encoding Werner Syndrome-like exonuclease isoform X2, with amino-acid sequence MGTPISGELDDWDRPFTEEELQEIDAAFESATKRKSDSEDVAAAGEESRRKSRRRLPASLFVYHQQNEVSDSSLLSPCTRNQSRCSYSSRSSNQGMLLVGGEVTREISRAKIVMQYPEMSFKGRVIYSRTINEVEKSAVELLNFVEEKKRKEGNVALGFDIEWKPTFRRGVPPGKAAVMQICGDKGNCYVLHIIHSGIPQTLQSLLEDPTVVKVGVCIANDAYKVRQDHNVSVKALEDLSELANKKLDDPKKWSLASLTEKLLAKQLPKPSNIRLGNWEANVLSRDQLHYAATDAFVSWYLYQALQSLPEIVDNKE; translated from the exons ATGGGAACTCCGATCTCCGGCGAATTAGACGATTGGGATCGACCTTTTACAGAGGAAGAACTCCAAGAGATAGATGCTGCATTTGAATCAGCTACCAAGAGAAAAAGCGATTCCGAAGATGTAGCCGCCGCCGGCGAAGAATCCCGTCGGAAAAGTCGCCGGAGATTGCCGGCATCTCTTTTTGTTTATCATCAACAAAATGAGGTTTCCGATTCTTCATTGTTGTCTCCTTGCACTAGAAATCAGTCTCGGTGTAGCTATTCATCTCGTTCTTCTAATCAAG GGATGTTACTGGTGGGCGGTGAAGTTACCCGCGAAATTAGTCGAG CTAAGATAGTGATGCAATACCCGGAAATGTCCTTTAAAGGACGTGTTATATACAGCAGAACTATTAACGAGGTGGAGAAATCTGCAGTAGAGCTGTTAAATTTTGTTGaggaaaagaagaggaaagaaGGTAATGTTGCTCTTGGATTTGACATTGAATGGAAGCCCACTTTTAGAAGAG GTGTGCCACCTGGGAAGGCTGCTGTTATGCAGATATGTGGTGACAAGGGTAATTGTTATGTTCTGCATATCATCCACTCCGGAATCCCTCAAACTCTGCAATCTCTTCTTGAGGATCCAACTGTTGTGAAG GTGGGTGTTTGCATTGCAAATGATGCTTACAAAGTTCGCCAAGATCATAATGTATCTGTGAAGGCTTTGGAAGATCTTTCCGAACTTGCCAACAAAAAGCTTGATGATCCCAAGAAGTGGAGTCTAGCATCATTAACTGAGAAGCTTCTTGCCAAGCAG CTCCCAAAGCCAAGTAATATCAGGTTGGGGAATTGGGAGGCTAATGTGTTATCTAGGGACCAACTACATTATGCTGCTACAGATGCCTTTGTTTCCTGGTACTTGTATCAG GCACTGCAGAGCCTTCCGGAGATTGTTGATAACAAAGAGTGA
- the LOC107029527 gene encoding Werner Syndrome-like exonuclease isoform X4: MGTPISGELDDWDRPFTEEELQEIDAAFESATKRKSDSEDVAAAGEESRRKSRRRLPASLFVYHQQNEVSDSSLLSPCTRNQSRCSYSSRSSNQAKIVMQYPEMSFKGRVIYSRTINEVEKSAVELLNFVEEKKRKEGNVALGFDIEWKPTFRRGVPPGKAAVMQICGDKGNCYVLHIIHSGIPQTLQSLLEDPTVVKVGVCIANDAYKVRQDHNVSVKALEDLSELANKKLDDPKKWSLASLTEKLLAKQLPKPSNIRLGNWEANVLSRDQLHYAATDAFVSWYLYQALQSLPEIVDNKE, encoded by the exons ATGGGAACTCCGATCTCCGGCGAATTAGACGATTGGGATCGACCTTTTACAGAGGAAGAACTCCAAGAGATAGATGCTGCATTTGAATCAGCTACCAAGAGAAAAAGCGATTCCGAAGATGTAGCCGCCGCCGGCGAAGAATCCCGTCGGAAAAGTCGCCGGAGATTGCCGGCATCTCTTTTTGTTTATCATCAACAAAATGAGGTTTCCGATTCTTCATTGTTGTCTCCTTGCACTAGAAATCAGTCTCGGTGTAGCTATTCATCTCGTTCTTCTAATCAAG CTAAGATAGTGATGCAATACCCGGAAATGTCCTTTAAAGGACGTGTTATATACAGCAGAACTATTAACGAGGTGGAGAAATCTGCAGTAGAGCTGTTAAATTTTGTTGaggaaaagaagaggaaagaaGGTAATGTTGCTCTTGGATTTGACATTGAATGGAAGCCCACTTTTAGAAGAG GTGTGCCACCTGGGAAGGCTGCTGTTATGCAGATATGTGGTGACAAGGGTAATTGTTATGTTCTGCATATCATCCACTCCGGAATCCCTCAAACTCTGCAATCTCTTCTTGAGGATCCAACTGTTGTGAAG GTGGGTGTTTGCATTGCAAATGATGCTTACAAAGTTCGCCAAGATCATAATGTATCTGTGAAGGCTTTGGAAGATCTTTCCGAACTTGCCAACAAAAAGCTTGATGATCCCAAGAAGTGGAGTCTAGCATCATTAACTGAGAAGCTTCTTGCCAAGCAG CTCCCAAAGCCAAGTAATATCAGGTTGGGGAATTGGGAGGCTAATGTGTTATCTAGGGACCAACTACATTATGCTGCTACAGATGCCTTTGTTTCCTGGTACTTGTATCAG GCACTGCAGAGCCTTCCGGAGATTGTTGATAACAAAGAGTGA
- the LOC107029505 gene encoding protein THYLAKOID ASSEMBLY 8-like, chloroplastic translates to MAIRTISRLKIPSLLLKHLSVSPLPSISSTLTSSSSCSPSWVPEFSRSSVRDGRWYHDGRPRGPLWRGKKLIGKEALFVILGLRRFKDDEEKLDKFVKTHVLRLLKMDMIAVLNELERQEEVSLAVKVFWVIQKQAWYQPDVYLYKDLIIALARRRKMDDAMKLWESMRKEDLFPDCQTFTEVIRGFLRDGSPADAMNIFEDMKKSPYPPEELPFRVLLKGLLPHPLLRNRVKQDFEEIFPDRHIYDPPEEIFGLR, encoded by the exons ATGGCAATTAGAACCATTTCAAGACTAAAAATTCCATCTTTGCTTCTTAAACACCTTTCAGTTTCTCCATTACCATCAATTTCTTCCACCTtaacatcttcttcttcatgttctCCATCATGGGTTCCTGAGTTTTCTAGAAGTTCAGTGAGGGATGGGAGGTGGTACCATGATGGAAGACCAAGAGGGCCACTATGGAGGGGAAAGAAATTGATTGGAAAAGAAGCACTTTTTGTGATTCTTGGGTTAAGAAGATTCAAAGATGATGAAGAAAAGCTTGACAAGTTTGTTAAAACACATGTCCTTAGGCTTCTTAAAATGGATATGATTGCTGTACTTAATGAACTTGAACGCCAAGAAGAAGTCTCTCTTGCTGTTAAG GTGTTTTGGGTAATTCAGAAACAAGCCTGGTACCAACCCGATGTCTATCTTTACAAGGACCTGATCATTGCGTTGGCGAGACGTAGAAAAATGGATGATGCAATGAAGTTATGGGAGAGTATGAGAAAGGAAGATCTATTTCCTGATTGTCAGACATTCACTGAAGTTATTAGGGGATTCTTGAGAGATGGATCTCCTGCAGATGCTATGAATATATTTGAAGACATGAAGAAGTCTCCATACCCACCTGAGGAGCTGCCTTTCAGGGTTTTGTTGAAGGGACTTTTGCCACACCCACTATTAAGAAACAGGGTTAAGCAAGACTTTGAAGAGATTTTTCCGGATCGGCACATATATGATCCTCCAGAAGAGATTTTTGGATTACGTTGA